cccaaaacaaataattaaataaaaaaaattaatttaattaattcggttcggttcggtttggttcggtttctagatcactaaaaccgaaccgaaccaaaagaattcggttcggttcggttttttcaattcggttcggttttttcgttcggttcggttttttcgatttcggttcggtttggttttcggtttttttcggttttcgattttttgaacccacccctggATGGgatggggtggggtggggtggggtggacACGTGGAGTCGATGAGGAAGGGGAAGAGACAAGGGAGAAGGGGGGGGCATTTTAGAATTTTCGCAtggattttttgttaaatttgtaaacaatgCGAAGAGTAGGCTAAAAATCATTTCGTGCTACAAAATACGGTTATTTGTCAAAATTTCAACTAAATCAGCACGCTGCCGTTTCATCCTTTCCTCAACCCTCCAGCCCGCCCTGACCGAGTCCATTAAACCCTACAAGTTCAACTTGTTGTATATCCGTTAAACCCTAAAAAACCATAGTGACTGACAGGAGTTCAACAATGGCCGGCTCCGAAGCCACCCCTAAAGCTCAACGATCGAAGAACAAAAAGAGAAAGCAGAGGAGTCTCGGAGCATCCGAAAGACCTTCCAAAACGCAGCGTATTAATGTCTCAGAGAAGGAGAGTGAACCGCAAGAAATGATTGAAGTTGGCGCAGATGAAAAGCACGAGGCGAGAGAACCCAGTCACGAGCTCGAAGAAGGCGGTCCATGGCGGAACCTGGAGTTGGTTTTGTCAATCCAGAACAAAGAAATTGATCTTGAGAAGTGAGTATGGTTATATTTTCTACCTTTTCGTTGTTTTTATTCGCTTTAATGTGTTTAGATTGCGAAAAAGTTCGAATTCAATCAATTGATAGTTTCGGAAGTGCAGAAATTTGATTACGTTGAGTTTGATGGATGTGATTTATGTTCCTACAAGTTTCTCAGCTGACAAAATggaaaatttgattttgattttaatGAGTGAAGTAaacttaatttaaaattttatgatCAAAGGTTGGTTCTTGGCTAAAATATTTCGATATTTGAgcgtttttgtttatttattttacgaGTAGGTACCAAGATAAATGAAATGTAAAGTCGATGAAGCTTTGTCTTAGAAGGGGAATCAAGGAACTTATAATCCCATTTGAACCAAATTGGTTGAATTAGACTTAATCCATCTGATTTCCTTCTGCAATTGAGAGTAGAAACCAAGATTCAAGTTTCATGTTGTCTTCGTTTCCTCATTAAGTGATCAAAAGGAGGGTTTAGATTTAATTCTGATGAATGTACTTTCTAATCTGAACGAAGATTTAATTCTGATAACTGAGGAATGAAAATGCAGGAAGGTGGAACTAGCTTATGGTTTTGTGATATCTAGAGTGAAAGAAGAAGGCGGCAAGAGTAACCAGGATACTCAAGCAGTCAGTATGTCACGTTTAATAATTTTTGTCAATGATTGGATCCAGTCATTGTTGATTTCTTCAGGAAAGAAAATTCAGAGTGGTGGAGAGAAGCATCAAGCCGAAGTTATTGACACATATTTGGATGTTAGATGCTGGGAAATTTTCAAATTCTGTTTGGAGGAGTCTTTGAAAGTGAATGTTTCTCTAAATTTCTCACGGAACCTTTTACGTTCTATTGATTTGATCGCAAGAAATGCACTGTCCTTATTGAACAAAACATCTTCACGCCCAACTTTGTTTTCCAGCAGTGAAGGGTTACAATTGTACAATACTGTGCTTGATTGCATAGCTTTGGTGTTTTCATCCCATGGAGgcttatcaaatgaaaatttaGATCTGTGGGTTTCAACTGTAGGTGCAGTGCTTGATCTAGTCCACAAATTTTACAGTGAAAATCTTGCCTATGGCAACGGAGGTCACTTTGTTTTCCGATTTGTGAGCTTGGTGTTTGAGCCATTTGCCAAGTTTTTGAGGGCCCACCCAGCTCGGAAGAAGGGATTTCGTGATTTTATCGATAAACTCCTTGAGCCTCTGTTGCATCTCTTGGGTCTCTTGCATCTTCAGATTGAGGGAATTAATCCTGATTGGACAAGAAACTTATTGAAGCTAGTTGAAGAAGTATTATCTCATGGGCTATATCACCCAATCCACATTGATGGATTTTTGAGCTTGTGCAGTAGTGAAAAATATGCCACATCCAATTCTGGGAAGTCAAAGGACTCCAAAACAACGCTCAAGAGTTATCACAGACATTTATTTGATAAACTGGAAAGAATTTTAGCTGGAAAGAATGCTTTGGCAGTGGAAAGCATAGGAGAACTATTTCGCTTGCTCATCGATCAAGTTAAAAAGCTAAAAAGGGCTTCAGTGCTGACTGAAAATACCAAAATGATGGGGAAGACTGAAGGTTCAACTAGTACTACACTAGCTGAAAAGAATTACTGCTCAACTAGCTTCAATGCGGAAACACGAAAGTCACTTCTTGATTTTTTTGTACTGATTATGGAGCCTCTTCTGCTTGAGATTAACGGCTATCTTGAAGCTAAGCTGGAAATGGGACCTGTATTGTTGGATGTTCATTGCACACTTAAATCTGTTAATAATTTAGTTTTTGGCTTTATGCATGAAAAGGTTTATGTGAGAACGGAGGATACATCTGCTGGAGCTTGCCTTAATTTCTTGAAGAAGGTTTATAATATGATTATATCATTGTCCTCCAATTTAATTCAGTCATCGAAATCTGATGTAGTTAACGGGACACACGTGGATGCTCTAACTTTAATAGCCAATGAGGTGCTTTCTGCTGTGGGGTATCTATTGGAAATTGAATATGAGGTTATAGAGAATGATTTGGTAAGCTTGTGGCTTCTGATGCTATCTCACTTAGCCATTGGGCTTTCACTGATGGATGTTCCGGATCGGTGCTCATTATCTTTCAAGATAAACGATATTGGATGCCAATTAATTGTTCTCTATAGTCAACTTCGCCAGGTTAGTAGAATGCTCTTTGATTAAGCATTGGCTGCTTTTTAACTTCTGCATGCATATACATATACCTGATTATATATGTATTGCCGTTTCCGAAATCAACTATTTTACCAGTTCCACTCACGAATTTTAGGGGGCGGGTCGTGAATTGTCAATTTGTCCCAGATCATTTCTAGAACTGAGAGTCTGTTTTGTTCCCTTGAGGTTTTCTGTTGTTTAACCCCATCGTTCTACTATTGTACTGCAGGTGAATAATACTATTTTTGCATTGTGTAAAGCAATAAGGCTTCTAAGTTCACATAATGGTGATGGTGAACGAAACTATACTAGATTTGTGATTTCTTTACATGGTGAAGCTTATGCAAAATCAGTGGAAATGTTATTATGCTCGCAAGAGTTTAAGATTGCAATCCAACAAGCTATAAATTCCATACCAGAAGGCCAAGCAAGTGGGTGTATTGGGCAGTTAACTGTCGATATATCAGAAACTCTAGAGTGGATGaaaattagttgttcaaaatcTGATGAAAAGGAAGTTGACAAATGGGATGTGCAAAGTAGCTCGCATGGTTTTAATCTGGAAGCTGAGCTTTTGGGGAGAGGGTTGTCTGAAATGTATGCACTAGTGCTAGACTCACTATTTGCCACACCTGGAAACTGTAATCTCCTTGGAGTTTCTATAAAGGACCTTATAGCAGTACTTTTTCCTTGCATGGGCCGTCTGGTTTCACAAAAGCCAGATTCTTTAAACAAGTTCCTTTTTTCTGTCACAGGAAAAGGTTTTGATAATGAGACAGCTGAGAACAAAACTAATTTGCTGATATTTGGATTGTCCACTCATTGGGTTTTTGTGTTCTTCTTTCGATTGTATATGTCCTGCCAAAGCTTATATAGGTCAGCAACGAGCCTTATGCCTCCAGATTTATCAAGAAAGATGTCAGCAGCAATGGGAGATTCATTCACATCATACTCTGGTAATGATTGGATGGAGATGACTGACTGGACCAGTGGGGGATATTTTTCTTGGATCAAGCAACCTTCAGCTCCTCTTCTTGTTGTTATTCAATCCATTTCAAACATCTATTGTAAGAACTGTGCGACAGATTCTTGGTCTTTGACTTATGTAATGCATGCTATGGCTTTTAGAAGGCTTGTTGATTTGAATAGGCATATAAAGTCTTCTGAATATGTGATGCAACATAACAAAAATCTGGTGCAAGTCAGGTTGTCTGAAGATGCTGGCTTGTCAAGGTGTCGTAAAAGAATCAAAAAGTTGGAAAGGCACATCTCTGCCTTGAAGGAAGAGGCGGCAGGTCTTGCTGGTTTTCTGATGGAGCACCTATCATTAGTGTCTGAAGATCAACGGCCAATCTTCACTTCTGATGATACAAGTTGTACTAAAATGGTTGCCCATGAAACTGATGAATGGGATTTCAGTGTTTCTGCTTTGAACAAGAAGTCACTGCCAACTGCAATTTGGTGGATTCTTTGCCACAATATTGATACCTGGTGCACTCATGCGACTAAAAAGAATTTGAAGACATTCCTTTCTCTTTTAATCCAAACTTCCCTTCCCTGTGTAAGAAGCAGCTTTGGGGTGGTTAGAGAGCACAATAACCATGTAGCTGACAGGATGAAGAAAGTAACCTTGCATCAAATCTCATCACATTGCTTCATTGACTCCATTCTGTATGAGCAAAGAGTAAGCTTCTATCAAACATCACATGGTGCTTCATTGACTCCATTTTGTGTTAATTCTTGTTTGTTACACTTTTTTATTCTCTTATTGGGACATACACTATTCTGTGCCTTTATATAAACACTTTTCTACCCAGGTATTTATTCTATCGCCTCTATTAGTTTGTCTGCAGGCATTTTGCATCAAGTTTTTGCCGTGCATTGGAGAAATCGACAGTACAATTCATCAGTGACTTTTCATCTGGcgatattgatttcaaatcatcaCCAAATTGGCCGAAAGTTTTAAATGACCTGGAGAACTCATCAGTGGTTGTTTCCTCTAATAAACATAACATATTTGACCGTTCCTCTGTAGCAAATCCGGTCACTCGTGCTTCTGATAAGCTGCTTACA
This genomic interval from Malus domestica chromosome 05, GDT2T_hap1 contains the following:
- the LOC103436231 gene encoding uncharacterized protein, with the protein product MAGSEATPKAQRSKNKKRKQRSLGASERPSKTQRINVSEKESEPQEMIEVGADEKHEAREPSHELEEGGPWRNLELVLSIQNKEIDLEKKVELAYGFVISRVKEEGGKSNQDTQAVSMSRLIIFVNDWIQSLLISSGKKIQSGGEKHQAEVIDTYLDVRCWEIFKFCLEESLKVNVSLNFSRNLLRSIDLIARNALSLLNKTSSRPTLFSSSEGLQLYNTVLDCIALVFSSHGGLSNENLDLWVSTVGAVLDLVHKFYSENLAYGNGGHFVFRFVSLVFEPFAKFLRAHPARKKGFRDFIDKLLEPLLHLLGLLHLQIEGINPDWTRNLLKLVEEVLSHGLYHPIHIDGFLSLCSSEKYATSNSGKSKDSKTTLKSYHRHLFDKLERILAGKNALAVESIGELFRLLIDQVKKLKRASVLTENTKMMGKTEGSTSTTLAEKNYCSTSFNAETRKSLLDFFVLIMEPLLLEINGYLEAKLEMGPVLLDVHCTLKSVNNLVFGFMHEKVYVRTEDTSAGACLNFLKKVYNMIISLSSNLIQSSKSDVVNGTHVDALTLIANEVLSAVGYLLEIEYEVIENDLVSLWLLMLSHLAIGLSLMDVPDRCSLSFKINDIGCQLIVLYSQLRQVNNTIFALCKAIRLLSSHNGDGERNYTRFVISLHGEAYAKSVEMLLCSQEFKIAIQQAINSIPEGQASGCIGQLTVDISETLEWMKISCSKSDEKEVDKWDVQSSSHGFNLEAELLGRGLSEMYALVLDSLFATPGNCNLLGVSIKDLIAVLFPCMGRLVSQKPDSLNKFLFSVTGKGFDNETAENKTNLLIFGLSTHWVFVFFFRLYMSCQSLYRSATSLMPPDLSRKMSAAMGDSFTSYSGNDWMEMTDWTSGGYFSWIKQPSAPLLVVIQSISNIYCKNCATDSWSLTYVMHAMAFRRLVDLNRHIKSSEYVMQHNKNLVQVRLSEDAGLSRCRKRIKKLERHISALKEEAAGLAGFLMEHLSLVSEDQRPIFTSDDTSCTKMVAHETDEWDFSVSALNKKSLPTAIWWILCHNIDTWCTHATKKNLKTFLSLLIQTSLPCVRSSFGVVREHNNHVADRMKKVTLHQISSHCFIDSILYEQRFVCRHFASSFCRALEKSTVQFISDFSSGDIDFKSSPNWPKVLNDLENSSVVVSSNKHNIFDRSSVANPVTRASDKLLTGSCKEQNALPLTIMKFTTCQSLLNLLCHMPKGHLSSRSISLYVTSILNLERLLVGGLLDCQNALNSHHYHELFRLFVSCRKALKCVILACEEKMAACQTSHASVLLEDAFPVSWLYKSVYAVLGIQESFSKDNQLPFNDMILSLMDHTFYVFLTSSKYQLNHVDHRPKAAKLNAEIVHEHSNSSESDQCLDPSNSIDARKSVAIIAKSLTEQMQSLLLTLKNGPYNRKVGIDVDALNLNKFSSLVSCFSGYLWGLVCVVNHTNVRNSDHEANSSRRKLESITELNLCINVFAEFSSLLLQMLLFDDKQQSRTLCDAQNIQKTKVESSAEDFIPQGTGVETNIACGGLHNESGVAMTCSASPDIHDDSGSGSVRRRKLHLKGAVLAASALSDVDSFELQSLNKPLLRRLLKGDYPDAAFLLRQLFIASSAILRLSLHMNSAPLSSSLVHTFTGITQVLLLESVDMNHVPHFFYFVCLDGVLKYLEELAKHFPLTNPTLSRNLYDKMIRLQLRALGKCITLQGKRATLVSHETESSTKMLHSPMGFSEASLSGWPYLLDELKARLRSSFTVFIERPSELHLLSALQAIERALVGVREGCTMSYDIHTGSADGGKVSSVVAAGIDCLDLVLEFVSGHKRLKVVKKYIQSFIASVFNVILHLQSPLIFYERVVQSKGDTDTDTDPDPGTVILMCVDVLVRISGKHALYQMEPWHVAQSLRIPSALFQDFHLLKLSEAPIPDDSSTIPNNQFSNPVASLHFSGIDRQYSVDLFSACCRLLHNVLKHHKSECERCVAILEASVRVLLHCLETVDADAVVKKGFFSWEVAAGVKCAGSLRRIYEEIRHQKDVFGPHCAQFLSNYIWVYSGYGPHKTGIKREIDEALRPGVYALIDTCSPDDLQRLHTIFGEGPCRNTLATLKHDYELNFQYQGKV